The Thermovenabulum gondwanense genome contains a region encoding:
- a CDS encoding ABC transporter ATP-binding protein, whose amino-acid sequence MAKLLEFKNYSLGFKNYKGNVYNLLDNINFDVEEGEAVGVVGESGCGKSMMSLSIMGLLPPSAVIQGGQILFKGEDLIKKSKEEIQKIRGKEISMIFQEPMTALNPVLTIGFQIGEVLKTHFPNLKKEEIAKAVIKQLELVGIPNPEIRVKQYPHQFSGGMRQRVMIAMAIICHPRLLIADEATTALDVTIQAQILDLMKRLKKDGSLMVVTHNLGVVAQLCDKVVVMYAGRIVERGSLADILEKPLHPYTRGLIAAIPKLSSNKEELYTIPGSVPTIDSFEKGCRFYSRCEYGVEKCKIEVPPIEEINKNHYVQCWLYSGAGGTNYE is encoded by the coding sequence TTGGCAAAACTTTTGGAATTCAAAAACTATAGTTTAGGTTTCAAAAACTATAAAGGTAATGTCTATAATTTGTTGGATAATATTAATTTTGATGTTGAAGAAGGAGAAGCAGTGGGGGTAGTGGGTGAGTCAGGATGCGGGAAAAGCATGATGAGTCTTTCTATTATGGGTCTTTTGCCTCCTTCGGCGGTAATTCAAGGGGGGCAAATTTTATTTAAAGGTGAAGATCTTATTAAAAAAAGTAAAGAAGAAATACAAAAAATCCGAGGAAAAGAAATTTCAATGATTTTTCAAGAACCTATGACAGCGCTTAATCCTGTTTTGACAATCGGTTTTCAAATCGGTGAAGTTTTAAAAACACATTTTCCCAATCTTAAAAAAGAAGAAATTGCAAAGGCTGTGATAAAACAATTAGAGTTAGTAGGTATACCAAACCCTGAGATAAGGGTAAAACAATATCCTCATCAATTTTCCGGGGGTATGAGACAAAGAGTAATGATCGCTATGGCTATAATATGCCACCCAAGGTTACTTATTGCTGATGAAGCTACAACTGCTTTGGACGTGACAATACAGGCTCAAATTTTAGATTTAATGAAAAGGCTTAAGAAAGACGGCTCACTTATGGTTGTGACTCATAATCTTGGGGTGGTAGCACAATTATGCGATAAAGTGGTAGTTATGTATGCTGGTAGAATTGTTGAGAGAGGGAGTTTAGCAGATATTTTAGAAAAACCCTTACATCCTTATACTCGCGGATTGATAGCTGCTATTCCAAAACTATCATCAAACAAAGAAGAATTATACACTATCCCGGGAAGTGTACCCACTATAGACAGCTTTGAAAAAGGTTGCCGCTTTTACTCAAGATGTGAATATGGTGTTGAGAAATGTAAAATCGAAGTTCCGCCAATAGAAGAAATAAATAAAAATCATTATGTACAGTGTTGGCTTTATAGCGGTGCAGGAGGTACTAATTATGAATAA
- the mntA gene encoding type VII toxin-antitoxin system MntA family adenylyltransferase antitoxin, translated as MIKYGKKLPEDILNRALEKLPEVFKNYPEIIAAYIYGSYATGKTTDLSDIDIAVLLKTKATDKEIFDMELKLIGDISDALETDEFDLVILNNCPPYLKYEVISSNKLIYEKDKEARCDFQVRAFEEYFDVKHIYDEYNYYLKKSIKEGRFLA; from the coding sequence ATGATTAAATACGGTAAAAAGTTGCCAGAGGATATATTAAATAGAGCTTTGGAGAAGCTTCCCGAAGTTTTCAAAAACTATCCGGAAATAATAGCAGCTTATATTTACGGTTCCTATGCTACAGGTAAAACCACGGATTTAAGCGACATTGACATTGCAGTGCTTTTAAAAACAAAAGCAACGGATAAAGAAATTTTCGATATGGAACTCAAACTTATAGGAGATATTTCCGATGCCCTTGAAACGGATGAATTCGACCTTGTCATACTCAACAATTGTCCTCCGTATCTGAAATACGAAGTAATTTCATCAAATAAATTAATTTACGAAAAGGATAAAGAAGCAAGGTGCGATTTTCAAGTAAGGGCTTTTGAGGAGTATTTTGATGTAAAGCACATATATGACGAGTACAATTATTATCTCAAAAAAAGTATAAAAGAAGGGAGGTTTTTAGCTTGA
- the vapC gene encoding type II toxin-antitoxin system VapC family toxin: MTDKYLVDTSIWIESLKRNGDVKIQQWMKRALLEERIVIVPIIKVEILSGALNKKQFIELKEELDSLTVLDREPEVWEKTANLSFTLRRKGLNIPITDILISSWALIYDCVLVHQDRHYEMIKEIEGNLKTLNFLY; this comes from the coding sequence ATGACTGATAAATATCTCGTTGATACTTCTATATGGATAGAAAGCTTAAAAAGAAACGGTGACGTAAAAATACAGCAGTGGATGAAGAGGGCATTGTTGGAAGAAAGGATTGTCATTGTCCCAATAATAAAAGTAGAGATTTTATCCGGAGCTTTGAATAAAAAACAGTTTATCGAACTTAAAGAAGAACTTGATTCGCTGACCGTTTTGGACAGGGAACCCGAGGTATGGGAAAAAACTGCCAATTTAAGCTTTACCCTCCGGCGAAAAGGACTTAATATACCCATAACCGATATTTTAATTAGCTCATGGGCATTAATATACGATTGTGTTTTGGTACATCAGGATAGGCACTATGAGATGATAAAAGAAATAGAAGGTAACTTAAAAACACTAAATTTCCTATATTGA
- the hepT gene encoding type VII toxin-antitoxin system HepT family RNase toxin, protein MNKEKIYRQLSLLKKYLKELNSLKNTPFDEFEENSIIRAAAERLLQVAIETVQNIGNHIIASRGYRNPKDYADIFRVLEEEKILPHDFSENLQQMAKFRNRLVHIYWDIDIKKVYDIIQNNLEDFERFAQIIIEEMDKEN, encoded by the coding sequence TTGAATAAAGAAAAAATCTACAGGCAGCTATCTTTATTAAAAAAGTATTTGAAAGAATTAAACAGCTTAAAAAATACTCCTTTTGATGAATTTGAAGAAAATTCGATTATAAGGGCAGCAGCTGAAAGGCTTTTACAGGTAGCAATTGAAACCGTGCAGAATATTGGTAATCATATTATTGCCAGCAGGGGCTACAGGAATCCTAAAGACTATGCCGATATATTTAGAGTCCTCGAAGAAGAAAAGATTTTGCCCCATGATTTTTCGGAAAATTTGCAGCAGATGGCTAAATTCAGGAACAGGCTTGTACATATTTACTGGGATATAGATATAAAAAAGGTTTATGATATTATACAAAATAATTTGGAGGATTTTGAAAGATTTGCCCAGATAATAATTGAAGAAATGGATAAAGAAAACTAA
- a CDS encoding ABC transporter ATP-binding protein, with protein sequence MNNVILEVKNLTKHFEVGTGFFGSKKIVHAVEDVTFKLFESETLGIVGESGSGKSTLARLITGLINATSGQVIYKGKDITGYKKAVDNQIPKEIQMVFQDPYASLNPRIRIGDAIAEPIAVHKVISEKKEIRAEVERLLKLVGLQPEMYDRFPHEFSGGQRQRIVIARALALRPRILICDEAVSALDVSIQAQILNLFNQLKRKLNLTYIFIGHDLSVVRYISDRIMVMYLGEIVELAAADDIFNKKFHPYTQALISAIPEISPTFKSQRIILEGDIPSPIDPPKGCKFNTRCFKSKEICKNQHPVLKEVLPGHYVRCHFVE encoded by the coding sequence ATGAATAATGTCATTCTTGAAGTAAAGAATTTAACAAAACATTTTGAAGTGGGTACGGGATTTTTTGGGTCAAAAAAGATTGTGCATGCCGTCGAAGATGTTACTTTTAAACTTTTCGAATCAGAAACCCTGGGGATAGTGGGAGAATCTGGATCCGGCAAATCTACGCTTGCCCGGCTGATTACAGGGTTAATAAATGCTACTTCTGGTCAAGTGATTTATAAAGGGAAAGATATAACAGGATATAAAAAAGCTGTTGATAATCAGATACCTAAGGAAATACAAATGGTTTTTCAGGATCCTTATGCTTCTTTAAATCCTCGAATAAGGATTGGAGACGCAATAGCTGAGCCAATAGCTGTACATAAGGTTATTAGTGAAAAAAAAGAAATTCGTGCAGAAGTCGAAAGGCTTCTTAAATTGGTAGGCTTACAACCAGAAATGTACGATAGATTTCCCCATGAATTTTCAGGGGGGCAGAGGCAAAGAATTGTTATAGCCAGAGCCCTTGCTCTAAGGCCGAGAATTTTAATTTGTGATGAAGCAGTATCAGCATTGGATGTTTCGATACAGGCCCAAATTCTGAATTTATTTAACCAATTAAAAAGAAAACTTAATTTAACCTATATATTTATTGGACATGATTTATCGGTAGTGCGATATATCAGTGATAGGATTATGGTTATGTATTTGGGAGAAATAGTAGAGTTGGCTGCTGCGGATGATATCTTTAATAAAAAATTTCATCCCTATACACAAGCCCTGATTTCGGCAATACCGGAAATTTCTCCTACTTTTAAAAGTCAAAGGATAATATTGGAGGGGGACATTCCAAGTCCTATTGACCCACCAAAAGGATGTAAATTTAATACAAGGTGCTTTAAAAGTAAGGAAATATGCAAAAATCAACATCCGGTTTTGAAAGAAGTTCTGCCAGGACATTATGTGCGTTGTCATTTTGTGGAGTGA
- a CDS encoding Wadjet anti-phage system protein JetD domain-containing protein: MDYKKALLNKLLEKYEKSKIFSGESKVERRIKIDFTKKEFPHYDLENVEAKENIHYALKELEGEGVIEIKWAKFEEGNIVEKVFLNTQNLEKAYEIAKREPKESILNRMTEKLLNLKKDVRGIWLSDFIDYELENIKAKNYPAYLPKEEDLFELTLKALKGIDEKEDEELLERVFSKRYLKGSKEFEKVRAKVFAVLKEFFLKEDVEEKEAFEKIGIVKTIEEILFYGSLKVSLKGNILDFSLFPFGASLNSLSIKELQIIDLSCEKIITVENKANFYYLIKDADLKEDFILYLGGFYSPSKRLFLEKLYEFIKEKNKPVKIFHWGDIDLGGFKIFLKLKEIIPDLIPLYMDRETLIKYKDLGEPLEKVYEEKLRSLLEKQDFKEFHDVIKEMLKLGVRLEQEAVIS, encoded by the coding sequence TTGGATTATAAAAAAGCCCTGTTAAACAAACTCCTTGAAAAATACGAAAAAAGCAAAATATTTTCCGGCGAATCTAAAGTAGAAAGAAGGATAAAGATAGACTTTACAAAGAAAGAATTTCCCCATTACGACCTGGAAAATGTGGAAGCAAAGGAGAATATACATTATGCATTAAAGGAATTAGAAGGTGAAGGAGTCATTGAAATCAAATGGGCAAAATTCGAAGAAGGGAATATAGTGGAAAAAGTGTTTTTAAATACGCAAAACTTAGAAAAAGCCTATGAAATTGCAAAAAGGGAGCCGAAAGAGTCCATTTTAAACAGGATGACGGAAAAGCTTTTGAATTTAAAAAAAGATGTAAGAGGAATTTGGCTTTCGGATTTCATAGATTATGAATTGGAAAATATTAAGGCTAAAAACTACCCCGCATACCTTCCAAAGGAAGAAGACCTGTTTGAACTCACCTTAAAAGCATTAAAGGGCATAGACGAAAAAGAGGATGAAGAGCTATTAGAGAGGGTTTTCAGCAAAAGATATTTAAAAGGGAGCAAGGAATTTGAGAAAGTGAGGGCAAAGGTATTTGCCGTATTAAAAGAGTTTTTTTTAAAGGAGGATGTGGAAGAAAAAGAAGCCTTTGAAAAAATAGGCATAGTAAAGACCATAGAAGAAATATTATTTTACGGCTCGTTGAAGGTAAGCTTAAAGGGTAATATTTTGGATTTTTCCCTTTTTCCCTTCGGCGCATCCTTAAACAGCCTGTCTATCAAGGAACTTCAAATAATCGATTTATCCTGCGAAAAAATAATTACCGTCGAAAACAAGGCAAATTTTTATTACCTTATAAAAGATGCGGATTTAAAAGAAGATTTCATCCTCTACCTTGGAGGTTTTTACAGCCCATCAAAAAGGCTTTTTTTAGAAAAGCTTTACGAGTTTATTAAAGAAAAAAATAAACCCGTAAAAATATTCCACTGGGGAGACATAGACCTCGGCGGGTTTAAAATCTTTTTAAAATTAAAGGAAATAATACCGGATTTAATTCCCTTATATATGGATAGAGAAACCCTGATAAAGTATAAAGACTTAGGAGAACCTTTGGAAAAGGTTTATGAAGAAAAATTGAGGAGCTTATTGGAAAAACAGGATTTTAAAGAATTCCATGATGTAATAAAAGAGATGCTGAAACTCGGCGTAAGGCTCGAACAGGAGGCCGTGATTTCGTAA
- a CDS encoding type II toxin-antitoxin system VapB family antitoxin has product MKTTLYVNKKLLEEAMRLMGTNKMTEAVNKALEDFVRRYKLERLANRIGNEELTLDKSDLEEMRKDD; this is encoded by the coding sequence ATGAAAACGACATTATATGTCAATAAAAAACTTCTGGAAGAAGCTATGAGGTTAATGGGGACCAACAAGATGACCGAGGCTGTAAATAAAGCTCTTGAGGATTTTGTCCGCAGGTATAAATTAGAAAGGCTTGCAAACCGCATTGGCAATGAAGAACTTACTTTAGACAAATCTGATCTGGAGGAAATGCGCAAAGATGACTGA
- a CDS encoding O-antigen ligase family protein, protein MQKPDKKNDKKSEKKNKNTNQKKNYDSIFSFKKILYFGLLILVFYPPYFRGMFFDKEFLPTHIFTGILVLLWAISGGLNYRKSGLFKGISDYAALAVVFSYLLSMFVSVNLRFAVGEFLRYLNYFFAYALTVDLLKSEKEVKGLLWTVLISALGVSIIGLGAAAGTINYNGAFVGGRINSSLQYPNTLAAYLTAAFLIGLGVKSATKSLTENMALSALNYTYLITFIFTLSRAAWLLFPVFYLVFLLGLSKENKSKGILFFAESFISSLIASIGLGNAISSGKGTQIWLWYFTGLIASLVLSYIIYFLIEKKGLYIDFKKAVAFAVIILVLFRLSVYFTGGEILPDVVKERIKQIDPNQLSVQQRLSYYRDAIKMIKQRPILGYGGGGWKSAYFAFQSYRYFTTEVHSFPLQLTVETGIIGLLSFAAMFISIAVKTIKVLRSDSLSLQEKSYLWSSFTGAVALLGHSSVDFNLSLGAVAMLLWVLLAVAKNLSFKEETKGVNQEAFFIPKPVFVFIALILIVISFTLFAGYNYGQAAVKALQEGDGAKAMANFEKAKKYDPLTVSFIADLSQIYEVIGENQNNKTMLEKSLELKEKAAALEPFNAKYKLMLGAAYLKRGKLDEGINALEEAVKLNPFNTEMWQTLSEGYEKVAEIYIIKDNKDKAKTLLEKCAQIPEKIKELNHIAPKNDPAVVKLTATKELALYTFKSEKLLNDMTKENVVKLKDIDDISKVQDYSLDLDEDGKKDWE, encoded by the coding sequence TTGCAAAAGCCGGATAAGAAAAATGATAAAAAAAGCGAAAAGAAAAATAAAAATACTAACCAAAAGAAAAATTATGATTCAATCTTTTCCTTCAAAAAAATTTTATATTTTGGACTTTTAATCCTCGTATTTTACCCTCCCTACTTTAGGGGCATGTTTTTCGACAAGGAATTTTTGCCCACCCATATTTTCACGGGAATCCTTGTTCTACTCTGGGCAATATCGGGAGGGCTTAATTACAGAAAAAGCGGGCTTTTTAAAGGGATTTCCGATTATGCGGCACTGGCTGTGGTTTTTTCCTACCTTTTATCTATGTTCGTCTCCGTTAACCTGCGCTTTGCCGTAGGAGAATTTTTGCGGTATCTAAATTACTTTTTTGCCTATGCTTTGACGGTAGACCTTTTAAAATCCGAAAAAGAAGTGAAGGGATTACTCTGGACTGTTTTAATTTCAGCCTTAGGGGTATCAATAATAGGCCTCGGCGCTGCTGCTGGCACCATAAACTATAATGGCGCTTTTGTGGGTGGGAGGATAAACTCAAGCCTTCAGTACCCAAATACCTTAGCGGCATACCTGACCGCAGCCTTTTTAATCGGGCTCGGCGTAAAATCAGCTACAAAAAGTTTAACGGAAAACATGGCGCTTTCGGCATTAAACTATACATACCTTATCACCTTTATTTTTACCCTTTCCCGTGCGGCGTGGCTTTTGTTCCCGGTATTTTACCTTGTATTCCTCCTGGGGCTTTCTAAGGAAAACAAATCAAAGGGAATTTTATTTTTCGCTGAATCCTTTATTTCATCATTGATAGCCTCCATAGGCCTTGGAAATGCCATCTCTTCGGGTAAGGGCACTCAAATTTGGCTGTGGTACTTTACCGGGCTAATAGCATCTTTGGTGCTATCGTATATTATATATTTCTTAATCGAAAAAAAGGGACTTTATATAGATTTCAAAAAAGCGGTGGCCTTTGCCGTGATTATTTTAGTTTTATTCAGGCTTTCCGTATATTTCACCGGCGGGGAAATACTTCCCGATGTGGTTAAAGAAAGGATAAAACAGATAGATCCGAATCAATTAAGTGTTCAGCAGAGATTATCGTATTACCGCGATGCAATAAAGATGATAAAACAAAGGCCAATACTCGGATATGGCGGCGGCGGCTGGAAATCCGCTTACTTTGCCTTCCAGTCTTACAGGTATTTCACAACGGAGGTTCACAGCTTCCCCCTGCAGCTCACCGTTGAAACCGGAATTATCGGGCTTTTATCCTTTGCAGCGATGTTTATTTCAATTGCTGTTAAGACGATAAAGGTTTTAAGAAGCGACTCCCTCTCACTGCAAGAAAAATCCTATTTATGGTCCTCTTTTACAGGGGCAGTAGCCCTCTTGGGCCACAGCTCCGTAGACTTCAACCTTTCCCTTGGAGCTGTAGCAATGCTTCTGTGGGTGCTTTTAGCAGTGGCCAAAAACCTTTCTTTTAAAGAAGAAACGAAAGGGGTAAATCAGGAAGCATTTTTTATACCCAAGCCGGTATTTGTATTTATAGCCCTAATATTGATTGTGATTTCCTTTACACTTTTTGCAGGCTACAACTACGGACAGGCAGCGGTAAAAGCTTTGCAGGAAGGCGACGGGGCAAAGGCAATGGCAAACTTTGAGAAGGCAAAAAAATACGACCCCTTAACGGTATCCTTTATAGCCGACCTTTCGCAAATTTACGAGGTAATAGGGGAAAATCAAAATAATAAAACGATGCTGGAAAAATCCTTAGAATTAAAAGAAAAGGCCGCAGCTTTAGAACCTTTTAATGCAAAGTACAAGCTTATGCTCGGTGCAGCTTATTTAAAGAGGGGAAAGCTCGATGAGGGTATAAATGCTTTAGAAGAAGCGGTAAAATTAAACCCTTTTAATACGGAAATGTGGCAGACGCTTTCGGAAGGTTACGAAAAGGTAGCGGAAATATATATAATAAAGGATAATAAAGATAAGGCAAAAACGCTTTTAGAAAAATGTGCTCAAATCCCTGAAAAAATAAAAGAATTAAACCATATAGCACCCAAAAACGACCCGGCGGTAGTAAAACTTACCGCTACAAAAGAGCTCGCCCTTTATACCTTTAAATCGGAAAAGCTCTTAAACGACATGACAAAAGAAAATGTTGTAAAATTAAAAGATATAGACGATATTTCAAAAGTACAGGATTATTCCTTAGACCTGGACGAAGACGGGAAAAAGGATTGGGAATAG
- a CDS encoding ABC transporter permease: protein MGRYLIFRLLKGLLTLFVSITITFFILRLMPADPVSIFVDPKMSAEVQQAIIKRFGLDKPISQQYFIFLKGLAKGDLGLSFKNQRPVMEVIMQKLPWTLLLLFIVVIISLLIGIPIGVIAATKRGYFLDKLINIGVVLGISVFVPFLAFGFLYVFAYYLKLFPTGGAYTPPPGKGISYYLDVAKHAVLPSLTLFTANIASIVLYTRNSMIDVLNEDYIRTAYSKGLKDKYVIKVHALKNAMIPTITVTGLMIGTMVGGAVMTETIFSWPGVGRLIYDSVAALDFPVLQGAFLILATSVIVMNIITDLVIAWLDPRIKVGG from the coding sequence ATGGGTAGATATTTGATATTTCGATTATTAAAAGGATTATTAACTTTATTTGTATCTATTACTATCACTTTTTTTATTCTTCGCTTGATGCCTGCAGACCCGGTTTCAATATTTGTAGATCCTAAAATGAGTGCGGAAGTGCAGCAAGCGATTATAAAGAGATTTGGATTGGACAAGCCGATAAGCCAGCAGTATTTTATTTTTTTAAAAGGATTAGCTAAGGGAGATCTTGGTTTATCATTTAAAAATCAAAGACCTGTTATGGAAGTCATAATGCAAAAATTACCGTGGACTTTACTGTTGCTTTTTATAGTAGTAATTATTTCGCTTTTAATAGGTATACCGATAGGAGTTATTGCGGCGACAAAACGAGGTTATTTTTTAGATAAATTGATTAACATAGGCGTGGTTTTAGGAATTTCAGTGTTTGTTCCTTTTTTGGCTTTCGGTTTTTTATACGTTTTTGCATATTATCTTAAACTTTTTCCAACCGGAGGTGCTTATACGCCTCCACCCGGCAAGGGAATTAGCTATTATCTCGATGTGGCTAAACATGCCGTTCTTCCTTCTTTAACACTTTTTACTGCTAATATAGCAAGTATAGTGCTATATACCAGAAATAGCATGATTGATGTTCTGAACGAAGATTATATAAGGACTGCCTATTCCAAAGGTTTAAAAGACAAATATGTTATTAAAGTGCATGCTTTAAAAAATGCAATGATTCCTACAATTACCGTAACTGGTCTCATGATAGGAACAATGGTGGGCGGCGCAGTTATGACCGAAACAATTTTTTCATGGCCGGGAGTGGGCAGATTAATATATGATTCGGTTGCGGCGTTAGATTTTCCTGTCCTGCAGGGTGCATTCCTTATTCTTGCGACCAGTGTAATAGTTATGAATATAATAACAGATTTAGTTATTGCATGGTTAGATCCGCGGATTAAAGTTGGAGGATGA